The genomic region TAGCACACCATGACAGTAACTAAAGtaaggggctatagcagcacacaagtagactacaaatgcatgctgtGCCAGGAATGCCCAGAGCTCGTGAAGTGAGTGCTATTGGAGCAAAATTGGAGCGGGCGAGAAGGCCGATGCTCTAGCCTTTGGGAATCTCGCTACatgctccagtcaaattgggcacgctCCAGCTCCGCCCacatactctgacacacacacacatgttcacacTTACAATAATTTGTGAAATCtcaatctctgtgtgtgtgtgtgtgtaggatggtGGTGGAGTGTGTGAGGAGACACAGCTCGGTGACAGGAGACGGCTCCCAGACCTTCGTCCTGCTGCTCGCCTCATTGCAACGGGGGATACAGAAACACACCCGAAAAGCCCCCCGGGAAGGTGCCAAGTGTTTGGCTGAAGCTCTGCTGGCCTTCGGATTGGACGAGCTCAGTGATGTTATCACTGTTGGAGTGGCTCCACCTGGCTCCTCcctttcagacacacacaccccaggaCAGACAGATACACCCACTCTGTGCCGCCTACTCAGTGCTTTCCTTCACACCCGGATCAGCCCTACTCATGCGGAAATCATCAGCCAACTGAACTGTGAGCTGCTCTCCCATTGGAGTTGCCATGGCAACTTCGTAAATGAACACTTCCCTGCTCTGCACACAACAGTATCAGGCTTCCTATTGGCTGTTCCAGTCTGCTGGAGGGCCAGGTCATACATGCAGATTTCTCTACACCCCTCCCATTCTGCGACCATGGACCAATCAGGACCCTTGCGGTGACGGGATGCCTGGAACCCAGCCTACAGATTGGTGGAACTGTACTGGAGCTGGGTGGGGCTAATATAGGGatagaacgtgtgtgtgtgtgatcaaggCGGGTGTTAGACAGTGTGTGTGGCACCCTACAGCATCTAGGAGTGTCTTTGCTCCTCTCATCAGTCAGACAGTCGGAGGCCTACCTGGCTGCAGTGGGGaggtacggtgtgtgtgtgttagagtgtgtgtgaagACGACCTTACCTTGTTCTCTGTGCTCAGTGGAGCCCAGCCTGTCTCAGACTGGGCCGTGATTGGACAGGAACATGTTGCTACGGTGACCTTCTGCCGGCCGCTGGTGCTAGGAGCTCACAGGCATGGTTACAGGATAGttacacgcgcgcacacacacaaacacacacatacacactatgcTAATTATgtggttttctctctctcccaggttcGTCAATGTGGGGTTTCCTAAGGCAGAGGACAGGGGCAGACCCCACAGTCTGCTTGTGTGtggacagacagagggccagGCGGAACAGAGTGTATGTGCTGTACGAGATGCTCTACACATGCTGCATACTACTACCTGGGGGCCCAAACACAGGACTGGAGCTACAGAAAGAaccgcttacacacacacagacacacacacaaacacacacacagacgtgatGGAGCCTTGTTGTGTAATTTCCGTGGGCAGGACTTTTGACTTCCTGTTACACCACACCCTCCGTcaaacacagacacgcacactccGTCACACTTGGACACCCCTGCCGCCTCGGGGATGTTAGCAGAGGCCCTACTGAGTGTGCCCAGACAGATATACTCCCACAATCCTCGGCGCTACCTTGAGGCTCTCGCACACACTCTCAGCAGCATACGTAACCATGGTAACTCTCCGGACCCGCTGGAGACAGTGCTGTTCTGGTAGTGGATGGTTCTAATATGGTCCAGGCTGACACTAGGTCAAGGTCTGGGTCAGGGGTAAAGGAGGTGACAGTTTGGTCAAGCTCTGGCTCTAGTTCAGGTGTGGagtcaggtcctgtatgtatCATCTGATCCTGGCTGTTCTACAGTGTCTCAGGAGTCTAGTGTCTGTGGACACTGTACTACACGCTAATACCTCAAACACctgtcagagagaagaggaggagggtgacgACTGAGAACTCATACTTGATTTTATTTCATTGTTCATCCAAAAGTTTTGTATTCAATTCTTGAAAAAGTAATCTCCTTGTGTAGTATGTCTTTGCATATGAATTTCTGTTAATAAATCCGATTTGATTAAATGGTTACATGGTTATATTATGTTGTTACAGCGACTGAACAGACTGTATCCTTCATCGCCTCTCTGCTCCACTGTGGAGGAGAAAACACTCTGCCAAACTCTCCCTTTTTCTTATTAATGAACTTCTATGGAGGTCAGTTGCTGTATTTAGGTATCAATTAAAAATGGAATCTCCTTGTGAAATAATTGTTGGCCTACATAGGACAATTGTTATGCAAAAAGGAAACTACCATACTAGACTTGTCAATATGCATGACGAAATATTGGGAATAATGTACATCTGATGTGAATTTTGAGAATGGTAAaatcacagagtttctaaacatGCTGTTATGTCTGGTAAAACGATGCTCCCTTGAGATGGAGTGGTGACTGATCTGCTCACTCTTCTATTTCTATGATTCTGCGTGCGCAATCTCTAGATGGTTGGTTGTCATGGATACCTGGGTCACATGCGTGGGTTTCCCGAAGCCAGCAGCAAAATGAtgcgagctagctagctagcattgttACTGCCATTTTCATTCAGTTTTCATCAAAAGGCGGTAGCTAAGTTAGCAAGCTATAGCTAGCTACAGATGATCATACATTGAGAATGGGTATAACGCCAACAACATTAGTTGCAAAAAGCTGTGTTTGGGAACGTATTATTCAAGTGAGCTGTCAACCCTTACAAGCCTGAGCTGGAATatcatttttttaatatatattcaGAAAATAGCCAGCGGTATTTTTATTATTTGCCTGACTCTTCAAAGACCGATTAGAAATGAGTATTGAAATCCCAGACGGATTGACGGAGCTGTTGCAAAGCTTTACAGTGGAAGTGTTGAGGAATCAGCCAGGAGACCTTCTGGACTTTGCCTTGCAGTATTTCATCCAACTGAAGCAGAATCAGAGAGGATCCGCCTTTGACAATGCCCGAGATTCGGCTAACGGTCGACCTGGCGATAATGTTAGCAGTGGAAGATTGGTCAATTTTGCCGAGGAGGCAATGCAAATTGATTCGGAAAATGAAgaagaagatgatgatgatgaggaggaattCGTAGGTAGCTACTGCCTGTGTGATGCTGCTAAccttgatagctagctagctaacgacgTTGCGGTGGCAGCCACTGAGAAAGTCAAGCTCGCTAACGTTTTGCTACTACTATGCTATAGTTACAGTAGTCAGCCCAGCTGACGTTAGCTACTGACCATTTTACCATGAATCCCTCGTGGACAGAGGGAAGTGACAACTTTCGCGATAATTGTACTTCTGGGTAATAGATGCCAGGCCAAGAAAAGGCAATTGAACTCTAATCTCAAAGGGAAATGGCTATCTAGCTACCATCCCAAAACCTCGAGTAACCCCCATTGTTTACTTTGGCCGGCAGTGGAGTGGAAAGAATGTTCTGAAAGTGTCCGTGACTATCCTGACCTGTGTGAGCATCAGTAGCGTTAGCTAGCTGATTCAttccatgttagctagctaacgttagctgaaaACAATCAACAGTGATTTTAGATCAGAATACTATCTCTATATGTCAAGCCAGAACATGGTTACATGGTTATATCATAGTAAAATACACCTCATCTTCATGTAACTTTTTTTTATTAGCTCCAGTGATCAACAGATTCTTGAGAAGATCTTCAGGTAAGAAGGTTTGATATTCTAGCTATGTCCTTTGTATGTTGCATCCACAGAAGTACCCATTTTTCCACTGTTTTCGACATAATGACAGGAAATTACATCTGAAGTGTGTGTTTGATGGGCATAAGGATATCCTCTCAGTGGCTGGGACTATTGATCCAGTCAGAGCAGCAATTGGTGCTGTCATCACTATCACATATGTTAATAGTACTGTAGCAGGATCACACAAGTGTCTGTCTGCTAGCCAGAGGGTTTTCAATGCACACAATACTCAAGTATCAGGAGCAGTCTAGAGTTCAGCTTGTTCACCTATAGAGACATGACAGGCTTAAACAATGCTGTGTGAAATGGATTACACTGCAGATTATGTGACCACCTTGGTGTGGTTGGAATCACTCTTGGTATCCTGAGTGAAATCTGAAGGAGGCACTCAAGTGTAATGTGATGACTCTTGCTCCTCTCCACAGTGTGTGCTGAAGCATTCAACcctgatgaggaggaggaggacaaagaTCCCAGGGTAAAATCACTTAACCTCCATCACTATGGGGTTGACCTCTAACCTTTAACCTCAAGTTAGCTAATGATGTGATGCCGCTGGTCCACTGCAAACCATCGTTGATGGTTTAGGTTGAACGTTTGTGTATTTATCAAGAACAAAATAACGTTTCAGCATAAGAAGTCAGATGCTGAGTGAaacagggagggaaggagattAGATGACTGTCTGCACTCTGTACTTGAACCTGATACAGTAGCTATAATAATACATGCTAATTatggctctgctctgctctcttccAGATCACCCATCCTAAAACCGACGAGCAGAGGCACAGACTACAGGAGGCCTGCAAAGACATTCTACTGTTCAAAAATCTAGACCCGGTAAAGTGAAGTGGGGTAGAAAGACTATAGGTTAAACAAATGCATTGAGGAAAAGTCAACAAAAACTGTATATGGATGCTGCTGTCTGCCGTGTCACTGAAATATCTCTGTGGTTATGTTAACAGGAGCAGATGTCCCAGGTACTAGATGCAATGTTTGAgatgtcagtggaggctggcgAACACATTATAGACCAGGATGACGATGGGGACAACTTCTATGTTATTGAAAGGTAGGACTTCAGATTCATCAAGGCATTGTAAACAGACGAGACAGTCTATGCAGCACTTTTTGATCCCAGGGACCATATCCACAAAGTTTCTCAGAGTAGAAGGGCTGTTCTAgcatcagtttagccttttagatcatgaTGAATATTATTCTATGGCCAGATCCTAGGTCAACACTCCTACTCTGCGATGCTTTGCTGATACTGGCGATGATGGGTCTGAAATCGCATCCTATTTCCTGTATTATGCACTACTATTGGCCAGAGTTGGGTGCGATAGAAGATTTTCCCATATAATAAATACTTATGCAATGAATGAATTTATCATTATGATGTTGCCTTCTTTCCCAGAGGGACCTTTGACATCCTGATGAAAGCAGACAGAGTGGAGCGTGTGGTGGGTTCCTATGACAACCAGGGCAGTTTTGGCGAGCTTGCCCTGATGTACAACACACCCAGGGCTGCCACCATCATCGCCACCTCCGTGGGAGCCCTCTGGTGCATGGTAGGTTGAAGGCTTCAGGGTGAACCAGTGGATTGTCCTGTAGCTGAAATGGATGAGAGGATGTGTAGGTAGGCTGTTACGTACTGTAGGTTTGAATGGTAGACTATGCCCCCCCCGGTAGATTGAGGAGTGAATTACAGAAGTGATGCCTAAAGCAAAACATGCCAACACTCCCTGGGTTGTCTGAAGGCATCAGCCTACTCTCTTGAGATCATAATCTTAACCATTACGGGACAAAACGGTGAAACTGGCCCCAGATGAGTGTTGAAGCAACTTAATTACTGGAGTAACCATGTAATGTGGTGTTTGGTTGAAATGATCTGAGGCCTGTGATGTTGTATGTACTCTAGGACCGACTGACGTTCAGGAGGATCATAGTAAAGAACAACCACAAGAAGAGGAAGATGTACGAGGCTTTCATCGAGTCACTGCCCCTGCTCACATCCCTACAGGTAACAACTGTGATTTCTATAGGTTGTTATCAATAAACCTCTccgtttatttattttgtatttcacctttatttaaccaggtaggctagttgagagtaagttctcatttgcaactgcgacctggccaagataaagcaaagcagtttgacacatagaacaacacagagttacacatggagtaaacaaaacatacagtcaataatactgtagaacaaaataaaacaaaaagtctatatacagtgagtgcaaataaggtaagataatggagttaaggcaataaataggccatggtgatgaagtaattacaattaaacactggaatggtagatgtgcagaatatgaatgtgcaagtagagatactggggtgcaaaggagcaagataaataaatacagtatggggatgaggtaggtagatagatgggctgtttacaaagctagtgagggagatgtgagtctccagtgTCATGgcaatttcctgtattaccaaatgatgagagagcaaaccacacaccagtcagagttatttaaactccatctttaattatatgagcttcaccatagccctgtgactaagatcaattcagtgtctataaattaatTCTGAGATTGCTTACAAAAGAATACTTAGTATCTTTTacagccaagatacacccctctcaactcacatgacgaaccacagatcttaggaacttCACAAAttgacttttacttgagagaggagtatcccatagccagatagcattagctataaattatcgttcagtttggtctctaaAACGAGATTCTAATctcgttcctggtacttcatagtaccaaaacattacctcactatctggaatgctctttaggctTTATTGgccaaagacatcgtaaatctcctctgtcagtgctatctcatagaggcccatcctcagtggaacacacacacacaatattctaATGCAATACAAAGATTATAAAATAATCTTACAAGCACGAaaacataatcttgcaattttcaacgacatctccccatcacatggtttaacagatacattcCCATTGGAAGACACTGATCAATTCTGACTtctccctttctgatattctgcatattACCAGACATGTACAAGACAAGcatgacctctcccctctctgggccccaagtgacttttCCCTTGAGAAGAAAGGAAAATGCAACTGCCAACAGTATAGTCCAAAagaagacattctaatgacaagtataaagtaaataaaacatatttatctatgttacctaactaattctgattcagctacgacaccagcttcagagatttttgcagttcatttttgcagcagagaactggaaggaaagacgagcgcgtgctacgagtgggtgctgctatggtgaccagtgagctgagattaggcgggactttacctagcagagacttatagataacctgtagccagtggttttggcaacgagtatgaagcgagggccaaccaacgagagcgtacaggtcgcaatggtgggtagtgtatggggctttggtgacaaaacggatggcactgtgatagtctgcatccagtttgttgagtagagtgttggaggctattttgtagatgacatcaccgaagtcgaggatcggtaggatggtcagttttacggggGTATgtttgcagcatgagtgaaggatgctttgctgcgatataggaagccaattctagatttcattttggattggagatgcttaatgtgggtctggaaggagagtttacagtctaactagacacctaggtatttgtagttgtccacatattctaagtcagagctgtccagagtagtgatgctggacggacgggcaggtgcgggcagtgatcggttgaatagcatgcatttagtttgacttgtatttaagagcagttggaggccacggaaggagagttgtatggcattgaagctcgtctggaggttagttaacacagtgtccaaagaggggacagaattatacagaatggtgtcgtctgcgtagatgtgtgtcagagaatcaccagcagtaagagcaacatcattgatgtatacagagaagagagtcggcccgaggattgaaccctgtggcacccccatagagactgccagaggtctggacaacaggccctccgatttgaggGCCTGTAAGGTGAGGTGCAGTAAGGTGCAGAGCGTTCGATTTGCCTGCTGGGGGGCAAGGAGACCCCCAGCAccgctaaaaccattgacaactgcGTGCCATTTTCAAGGGATTGTCAAATAAATGACCATTAGTTGAGTGAATAATAATCAGCTCCTGGAGAACAAGTCAGAACTACTAATTTGGGATTATTCCACGCAAAACTGGAACATCTCAGAGAGGGATGCTGACTGAGTGACACTTGATAATGCATTAGTAGCACAGTCCTAACACTTTGCATGCTATAGTATATACAATGCATAATGGTATacacagttcaaaagtttggggtcacttagaaatgtccttgtttttgaaaagaaaagcacattttctgtcccattaaaataacatcaaattgatccgtaGTCATTGGTCATTagacaatagtcatttacaacattaacaatgtctagactgtatttctgatcaatttgatgttattttaatggacaaaaaagtgcttttcttttaaaaaacaaggacatttctaagtgactcaacttttgaccggtagtgtatatctaAACGTGTTTATCTCCCATCTGTAGAGCATTATAGCAGCGATCACAACTGTTCTCTCGTGTCCTGACAGGTCTCTGAGAGGATGTGTGTGGTGGATGTTCTATCCTCCAAGACCTACACTGATGGAGAACAGATTATAGCTCAGgtaattctctctctcattatcccTGTATTTGGAGAAAGTCCATGTAAAATGTAAGAGGTGCTACTCAAATGACTAACTAACTGTTGTTGTTCTGCCAGGGGGCCACAGCGAACTGTTTCTACATAGTAGAATCTGGTCAAGTACGAATAACAATGAATACGAGCAAGGTAAGGCTTGCTTCTGGATGCTCTACCGTTATTGAAACCGTTGATATGTAGTCATGGACATGTTAATATGTCTGGAGTTAGTGTCAAACAGGTTCAAATGAGCTGAAAGCACCATTACCGAGCATGTCAATGGCACAGTTTGTTCTATTGAAAGCACTATATGTCTTGTGTTGTCTGATTGTCTGTCACCCCCCAGTTgaaaaaggaggagggagaaggggtggaagaggaggtggagattGCCATGTGCACCAGGGGACAGTACTTTGGAGAGCTGGCTCTGGTTACCAACAAGCCCCGGGCTGCTTCAGCGTACGGTGTAGGAAATGTCAAGTGTCTAGGTAAGTAGATAAAGACTGCAATCAGCTGGAGGAGCACTGCACTCCAGGAATTGTATCATTGTCAATACTCATGCTCTCTAGTCTAGATGATATCCAATAGCCTTGCTTCGTTAGCTGCAGCTGATATGGCTGTccttgtgtttttgtttgtgtgttctaGTGATGGACGTGCAGGCGTTTGAGCGTCTGCTGGGCCCCTGCATGGACATCATGAAGAGGAACGTGGTCAGCTACGACGAGCAGCTGGCCGCGCTGTTCGGAAGTAACACTGGCATTCGCGACAACGACACAGCGTGATAGAATACACTCGGCAAAGACAGCTGAGACGGGATGTTTTTTTTATAACAAGGGACTCCTAGACTCTCCTGAAGGGCCAAATACTCCTGGTACTGATCTAGAGGTTTGTTCATACTGCAAACTCATACTTCATATGAGATGAATCCCATTTGAATGGTTTTAGTATTTTGTATGATACATGAACATAGTGGTGTTTGTTAATAACCTTCAGATTCATTCCTGGCCTTATATCCAAATGGTACATATGAAGACACACTTCTATCAGGTTTGTCTAATAGATGAATTACGTTACGGCTTTTGATTCAAAATGAAACATTGGGGTCATCTATTGTCCAGCATTGAACCTTCCCTCACGGAAAAACACTTTAAAAAGACGTTGCTATTTTTTTGTTGTAGTTGTTTGCCTATAAATGTTACCACAAGCATAGGAATTCATAATGAAATTAGATTATACTTGGTGTTTCTTATCTCCCAAGTGTATTAGCTACTTTTTAGAGTAACATTTTAGTCTGGACAATTTGTCGTATGAAAACAACAGTTTTTCCAGAGGAAGAAATCAACATAGAGCTACTGGTATATTTCAGTGTATCTTTCACTTGTAGTTGTCAACTTATTTTTGATTAAATTGAACAATGCATATTGTAATTGAAGTTGAATAGTGCTGTAGTCCTGAGTTAAGCATTTATGATCTAGTTGGTAAAGAGCATTAATTAATAGCCAATAATTTGTTAAACTAACGTATTATATTTGTTAAATCAAATGGGACATTGACACAACTTGGTGCTCTGTAGCAAAAAAGGCAGTATTTCCTGACGAATCCATGTGAAGTTGGTCTAAACAGAGCCAATTAATTCATGTTGCTTACTTCATTTTTTTCCCCACTAGTTATTGTGTTATAAGCTGTTGATAAATTGTCAGCGGATGTTGCTTAGACACAGTGTCTTTTCCCATGTGATTTCTGATGTATCCGTGGGTGTTTTGGAGAGCTGATTTTGAGCTCAATATTTCGAACAGGTGAAACTGACATAGGGTGTCTTCATAAGGGAAATATCAGATAGGGAAATTCTCTTAGCATTTTGCATATTGCTGCTAGACCTACGTTTGGTACATAGTGTCTTTGGTACAGTCTGTTAAAAAAGAAAatatgtgttgtttttgtcattcaCGCACTGCTCTCCTTAATAGCTTAGTACCGTATTTGACTTTTTGAACCAGAGATGTCATAAATGTCATTATTCTAACCTGCCAATGCATTTGTCAGATAGATGTTCAACCTTCAATGCAAGTGAATCTCTAAACCAGTTTTATCAGTCAACTGAAAGGATTTATCTTGCCTACCTCTGCACACAATTACCTTTGCCAACAACAGGTATCTGCATTCCTTGTTTCATGGTGTTAATGTTTGTGTTCTGTGTGTAAAAACAGAGTTCAGTTTGTTTCATTGAATCTTTTTTTTAAGTTTCCACACCGTCACTTGCTTTGCAGTTTCCCCCCTTTTTCTCGTTATATTGTTACAATACGCCTCATTTCCTGAGTAGTTTCAGTATCTTAACTGTTATTTTGAATTTCCATTGCAATAAACTTAGGTTTTGTATAAATAATTGAACATTTGCATTTTTTTTACTGTTGGAAAACCTTTTAAAAAACGTATCTGGTGTGTGTATCACACAGGTAAAAGCAAACAGCAAATGCCTGCATGTTTACAAACCTTTTATCAAAGACAGTCTGTGCCTTTATTTTTGACTATGGCTTTGTCTGCCAGTCCTTGACATTGTAGTCAAAACTGTTACCAAACCTCATACAGTATAAAAAAAACTACAATAGCTAGTTGCACGAAGTCGTCCAATTAGAGCCATCTCTGAGAGATGAGGGACATGGATCACAGCCAAAAGGAACAGCGCAAACAAATATGAGGGTGTATTTACTTAGTGAATAACCAATTACCAAGAGAGAAGCCATAG from Oncorhynchus kisutch isolate 150728-3 linkage group LG9, Okis_V2, whole genome shotgun sequence harbors:
- the LOC109896757 gene encoding cAMP-dependent protein kinase type II-beta regulatory subunit, which encodes MSIEIPDGLTELLQSFTVEVLRNQPGDLLDFALQYFIQLKQNQRGSAFDNARDSANGRPGDNVSSGRLVNFAEEAMQIDSENEEEDDDDEEEFVAPVINRFLRRSSVCAEAFNPDEEEEDKDPRITHPKTDEQRHRLQEACKDILLFKNLDPEQMSQVLDAMFEMSVEAGEHIIDQDDDGDNFYVIERGTFDILMKADRVERVVGSYDNQGSFGELALMYNTPRAATIIATSVGALWCMDRLTFRRIIVKNNHKKRKMYEAFIESLPLLTSLQVSERMCVVDVLSSKTYTDGEQIIAQGATANCFYIVESGQVRITMNTSKLKKEEGEGVEEEVEIAMCTRGQYFGELALVTNKPRAASAYGVGNVKCLVMDVQAFERLLGPCMDIMKRNVVSYDEQLAALFGSNTGIRDNDTA